From the Desertibacillus haloalkaliphilus genome, one window contains:
- the speE gene encoding polyamine aminopropyltransferase, with translation MEFWFTEKQTEHFGITARVKRTLHTEQTDFQKLDVVETEEFGNMLLLDGMVMTTEKDEFVYHEMVAHVPLFTHPNPKQVLVVGGGDGGVIREVLKHPSVEKATLVEIDGKVIEYSKKYLPTIAGSLEDPRVEVKVADGFMHIAESENDYDVIMVDSTEPVGPAVKLFEKGFYEGISKALKEDGIFVAQTDNPWFHSELVAQVYQDVKEIFPITNIYTANIPTYPSGLWTFTIGSKKHDPLAVSDDRFHDIETNYYTKEIHSAAFALPKFVADLKENK, from the coding sequence ATGGAATTTTGGTTTACAGAAAAACAAACAGAGCATTTTGGGATCACTGCGAGAGTGAAGCGGACTTTACATACAGAACAAACCGATTTTCAAAAACTAGATGTCGTTGAAACAGAAGAATTCGGAAACATGCTCTTACTTGATGGCATGGTGATGACAACAGAAAAGGATGAGTTCGTCTATCATGAAATGGTCGCCCACGTCCCATTATTTACACACCCGAACCCAAAACAAGTGTTAGTCGTTGGTGGAGGAGACGGTGGTGTGATTCGCGAGGTGTTAAAGCACCCGTCTGTTGAAAAAGCAACGTTAGTTGAGATTGATGGTAAAGTCATTGAGTACTCAAAAAAATATCTACCAACAATCGCAGGAAGCCTTGAGGACCCACGTGTCGAAGTGAAGGTCGCAGATGGGTTTATGCATATTGCAGAAAGTGAAAATGATTATGATGTGATTATGGTCGATTCAACGGAACCGGTAGGTCCGGCAGTAAAACTGTTCGAAAAAGGCTTTTATGAAGGAATCTCGAAGGCGCTGAAAGAGGATGGCATCTTTGTTGCCCAAACGGATAACCCATGGTTCCATTCGGAGCTCGTTGCGCAAGTGTATCAGGATGTAAAAGAGATTTTCCCGATCACAAACATCTATACAGCAAATATTCCGACATACCCAAGCGGATTGTGGACATTTACGATCGGGTCGAAAAAGCATGACCCATTAGCTGTATCTGACGATCGTTTTCATGACATCGAGACGAACTATTATACGAAAGAGATTCACAGCGCTGCGTTTGCGTTGCCGAAATTTGTAGCAGATCTTAAAGAAAACAAATAG
- the speB gene encoding agmatinase, with translation MRFDEAYSGNVFIMSHPNFDESEAVIYGMPMDFTASFRPGSRFGPARIREVSIGLEEYSPYLDRHLEDVKFYDAGDIPLPFGNPGRSLDMIEEFVEKIIAAGKFPLGLGGEHLVSWPIFKVLHRKYPDVAVIHIDAHTDLREEYEGEPLSHSTPIRKACELLGPENVYSFGIRSGMREEFQYAKDVGMYLAKFDVVEPLKEVLPKLSGRDVYVTIDIDVLDPAHAPGTGTAEAGGITSKELLEAITLIANANVNVVGADLVEVAPAYDPTEQTQIAASKFVREMLLGWVK, from the coding sequence ATGCGATTTGATGAAGCCTATTCTGGTAATGTCTTTATAATGAGTCATCCGAATTTTGATGAAAGCGAAGCGGTTATCTATGGCATGCCAATGGACTTTACGGCAAGCTTTCGTCCGGGGTCGCGGTTTGGACCAGCGAGAATCCGTGAAGTCTCAATTGGACTTGAAGAGTATAGCCCATACCTTGATCGCCATCTTGAAGACGTCAAATTTTACGACGCCGGTGATATTCCGCTACCATTCGGTAATCCTGGGCGGAGTCTTGATATGATTGAGGAATTCGTTGAGAAAATTATCGCTGCTGGTAAGTTTCCATTAGGGCTTGGCGGTGAGCACCTCGTCTCATGGCCGATTTTTAAAGTCCTTCATAGAAAATACCCTGATGTCGCAGTTATTCATATTGATGCTCATACGGATTTGCGTGAGGAGTATGAAGGGGAGCCATTGTCACATTCAACACCGATTCGAAAAGCGTGTGAGTTGCTTGGTCCAGAAAATGTTTATTCATTTGGAATTCGTTCTGGGATGCGTGAAGAGTTTCAATATGCCAAAGACGTTGGCATGTATTTGGCCAAGTTTGACGTTGTAGAGCCACTTAAAGAGGTCCTGCCAAAACTGTCAGGCCGTGATGTCTATGTAACGATTGATATTGATGTTCTTGACCCTGCCCATGCACCAGGAACAGGCACAGCTGAAGCTGGGGGGATTACGTCAAAAGAGCTGCTTGAAGCAATTACACTGATTGCAAATGCTAATGTCAATGTCGTCGGTGCAGACCTCGTTGAAGTGGCTCCCGCTTATGACCCAACGGAGCAAACACAAATTGCTGCTAGTAAATTTGTTCGCGAAATGCTATTAGGCTGGGTAAAATAA
- a CDS encoding DUF1934 domain-containing protein → MKGVSRVEQIPIQVHMTTEINDDENRHERIVVKANGTLVEKNETVYIRYTEEVAEMGEVRNTIKVKDDEVMIIRQGAIAMKQRFKSGKQTESIYKSRYGAMEMKADTEAVAYTWYNQEKVRKLVFSYLLQLQGEDVGHYLVTLKIKEDL, encoded by the coding sequence GTGAAAGGCGTGAGTCGCGTGGAGCAAATCCCGATTCAAGTACATATGACAACCGAAATCAATGACGATGAAAATCGACATGAGCGAATTGTCGTCAAGGCGAACGGAACATTAGTTGAAAAAAATGAAACGGTTTATATACGCTATACCGAAGAAGTTGCCGAAATGGGTGAAGTTCGTAATACGATCAAAGTCAAAGATGATGAAGTCATGATCATTCGCCAAGGCGCGATTGCGATGAAACAGCGTTTTAAATCCGGTAAACAGACGGAGAGCATTTATAAAAGTCGCTACGGAGCAATGGAAATGAAGGCAGACACAGAAGCGGTTGCTTATACGTGGTATAATCAGGAGAAAGTGAGAAAGCTCGTTTTTTCTTATTTGCTGCAATTACAAGGGGAAGATGTCGGGCATTACCTTGTAACATTGAAGATAAAGGAGGATCTATAA